The genome window ttaatttcacttAATAGAAACTATAGACTCACTAATGAACTTTTGTATAACAGCTATCAAAATCTGGATTGTTCatgtatttagaaagaaaaactaaaagaaaaaaatggtaaacATACTCAGTGTCCTACTATAAAATGGTACTTTAAGCTGATATGCAAATTTAAAGTAGATGTATTAGTCAATAAAATTGTGCCAACAAAGGCCATAAGGCTTTCAATTGATCTTCTAGATTATAGTGACTTGTAGGGccaaaaagaaagtataatgaaTCTGCTGAACAGTTATTGGGGGAGAATGAAGACTTCTGGTATGGTTGACTACAtcagtaaaataaatattgacaaacagagaaataaaacccaaaagatgaacaaattcattttaaaaatgagaatgaGCTGGAATACAAGGATTTTGAAATGGATTTCACAGTAGAACCCAAATTGACACTAAGTATCTATGAAAGTACTTAGATGTGTGAGAGGAATTCAAGAAGGAAATGTTAGGATATTTCATATAGAAGGAGGTGGGAAAGGGCTCAGAAGGCATAAGCCAGTAAATGAGAACCCATTCAAAATCAATGAAATGTAGTTTGTTTTATGGTTGGTTGGCTGTTGGGTtcgttctgttttgttttgttttgtcttgggcCTGGATCTCTGCTGGGGTCCTGGAGTTTGACTTCCAGACAGAAAATGGGATTCTGTTTCTCCCTGGGCATCTAGAGAGCCTTAGGGGAGACCTGAGTGCACTAAGCCACTTTCCACAGAGTGCTACAGTCTAGCTCTAGCTCTGGTAGCATGAGGTCCCCTGTGGCAATGGAAGCCAATGGCTATACCAAactgttacagctcttggtcaagcttCTGTGAGCATGGCAGAGGTGCTGCCAAAGCCCATGTCTGGTCTGGCAGCCTGGTGAAGCCCAGGCCTGGTGAGAGGAAGCCCAGTGgaggataaatgatgaatctcagacaGTCTTGAAATGAGAATATGCATACCTTTATTCATGTGACTTCAAGGAcaatataaaccctgggcagagaaAAGGATTTCaggggtgaatgtgtttgattcaatgggatcagggatacttaatggtcctctcacaagaaggaaaatacagtacttaattatcctgtgTTGTGGGGTGAATATTTAAGTACAACTGCTgaactaagatccttagcagggtggggcatttctaggaattcctagtgcttgctagagcagtttccttatcaggaaagggtctggcctgtaatttaccctgagggctatgtgatacTCTTTATAAGACCTGGGATCACCTAGATCAGGGAAGACTTTTAAAACCCACCTAAGAAAACGGAGTTTATCAATGTGGACAGAGCACAAATAATTGGCTATCCGAGATGACCGCCTCCCACTTAatccagcagagtcccacaggaaggaaaggatttatttggcttatatacaCCGAGTCAGTTTACTAAGGGAAGTCAACATAGAAACTCAAACGgggtaggaacctggaagcagtttgcagaggccacggaggaatgTTTGTATCAACATTCTTATCTCCCACCCCACTGAACTCTCAACACTCAATGACTTTTCTATTGAAAAGTTCCAAATTACTTCCACAGTCTTGCCAAAACCACATGATCAGGTCTACCATAGCAATACCTTACTGCCCTGGTACTAATTTCTGAAACTTCGTAAGCCTGGCTTCCATAGTCTGCGTTGCTCTTGATAGTTATTGATGGCACTGGAATCTTCAAAATTCTGGGATCTCCTGCTGCAACTgagctgcactttcaccaatagcctctcctgggctctcttcacGGATCTGTCCCTGCCACACAGCACCAaccctcagctgctctccatgaccccttaaTGCCtccaaaaccagtaccacctggatGACTCTTAGACTACAAATTTCAGGTGTCATCAAAAGGTATAAGCTAGGCCATCTCTGgagcacagcttctgtgtgctgactctcAGGAAACTTTACCTCACTGATGATGACCTCTTCTTAATcactgctaatttctcagctccagatGACTGGCATCAATTGTACCAGCAAAACAAAGTTTTCAATTTAGTGGTTCTGGTATCTTGTAATCACTTCCAATTCTTCAGTCTCAATTAAACAAAACCACagattctttattattattttattatttaaaaccatttttaaatttaactataTTTTGAGCATATTCTTTCTCCGCTTCATATGGAAATgtagtttaaagtttaaagttaaGTGTAGTTCAACTTCACACAGCATAATGTTCActcacctgggtcctctgaaggtTTGGATGACACTGAAGGTGGCCAGCTCAGTCTTGGGCCATCTTTGTTCCACAACACACAATTTTCCTCcctgggattaaaaacaaaagtaagtaCATGACCCCACAGGcttcttctgttgtttttcttgtggataTCTCCCCTTGATGACAAAAGGTAAGCAATGTTCACTGCGACAGTCTAACCCAAGCAAGCACAGAGAGTGCAAAGTGGGGACTATTTTTCAGAGAAGCATTCTGGCAAATACCCTCCTCTAAAAGCATGAGCTGTTTTCCTGGCCAAAGGGCACCTTCCATCAACCTCCAAGAAAAGAACCATTATGTTCAATCAACAGCTTCCCTAGCATTAAGAAAAAAGGAGCTGTGTATTAACCAAACTGGGCCAAGATGCTGCAATAAAAACCTAAGTGAATCAAAAAATACAAATGTGTTTGTCTTTCCCTTACCAAGTTTTTTGTAGTTGGGGTGAGTGAAAGGAGAAGTGTCCTTTGCAGTCACTCAGAACTGAAGCAGCTTTGATCTTCTGACACTGTCTCTCACCATATGCTGTGCTCTATGCTTAACAGCAAAGGAATTCAACAATGCCATCTGGTCTACCACCACACTTAAATTGGAGACTTCTCTAGCACTTTTTCTTCACAGTCACTAACAAGTGGACACATAGCCTTTTACTATACTCTCTGACCAACACCAGTTTGTCCACTTCTGCCCCTATTTCAGGAATGTTGGCCAGTGACTGTCCACTGATCCTCAGCATTCTCTTGCATGCTCTTATCTCTACATCTTTTTGCAAATTTGTATCCACTTTATTCCTAGCAGTTCTCTTTTCCCTATTGATGCCAATGACTAAGCACTCTTCCAGGAGAGCACAAGCTTGAAAATGAGAGCAAACAATTAGTTCTCTGATTAGGTAGTTATAAAGTCGAAAATGGTTCTCTCCCCATTGGCAGAGGAAACTTGAGAATTCTAAGACAGGAAATAGCAAAGGAAATAGTCACTTAAATATTGTATATTTACAAGATCTTTgagtggtaaagcatttgccatcatcaaataaagaaataaataaatttggagTAAAATGAAAGATAGTGGGTCAGTTGTTTTGTCGGAAGGGCATTGAATACATGGAGGAAAACATGATGAGCTCAGCAGGTTAATTAAATCTCTGTTTCTAGAACTGGCAAGCAAACAGAAAGCCATTCTGTCTGTCCCCAAAGTAACCTTGACCTCTTCAGCTAGAGATTAAGATTCCAGGAATCAAAACTCAAATTCAAATCTCATGGGTAGCTATATTATAACTACACCCGAGCTTCCAGCTTCAAGGTAAGGGGAAAGTATGTCAGAATAACTCCAATTTAAGTGCAGAGCACTGGTTCTCTATGTTGTGATCAGCATTTAACTGGTTAATTACATTTTTCCTGTGTGCACAACTCACTTTCCCCTCCCCTGGTGAAATGTGGAAATGGCCTCCTCTGACATATTTACCTTCTGTCTTAAGAGTAACCTTCCACCAGCTATGTTTACTTATAGACTGGCAAGGATTCTGTCATGCCTCATGCCTCAATGATATAATCCAACATTCTCCAGCCATTGGAGCTCCAACAAGAAAACCATGTGGGAAAAACCCACCCATATGTCCACATAGCTCTGCCACTTGGGCCATATAACCCAGCAGAGGTGATGGCGATTGAAGGATCTGTAAGCATGCATTGCCTCTACAAGTTACCCACTATAAATCCTACAAAGGAGGCACTTTGTTAAACTTGAATAGTaaagatttaaattattttatcttcTACATATACCTCCTTCCCTTTTAGAAAATAGCCCCAAGATTATCCAGGATCCTCGTCGAGATGAGATGTTTACCAAAATAACCACCAAAGTTTCTTGAAAATTAAGTTGAATGGCAAGAACTGCCTGCTAGTTTACCCAAGAAGCTATAAAATTGGGAGTAAAGAGAGCACTTACACCACAAGATCAGCACCTCCTAACAGCACAAGTCTCCAGAGTGTGCCGTTCTCCTGGCTTCTGCTCATGTTGTTTCTTCCACCTTAACAACCAAAAGACGTGATTTTCTCTCATAAGGCggctgaggagaaagaaagaatggccAGGTGACTTACAAGTGCTTCAACAAGGTGTACTGACTTAGCAGTGGATTACCACACCACCATAACCCTATTCAGAATTGGCCCCAAACTTAGTGATGAAAGAAAACCCACCGCATCCCCATCACAGGCAGTTTCAGTCTCAGGTGCTGGATCTATTTGTTGTAGACTCTTCTCTTCCTCATAATGAACCTGAGCAACACACCCCATTTTCCCCCCAAGAACAGATACAGCCAACAGTTTGTTGGCTACTGAGTAATCTTGAGAAACCATGATTGGATTTGTTGAAAAGGTATTCAAAGAAGGGTAAATGTGGGTCATATGTCTGTAACTGCAGAGAATTAAGGGATTTTTGTCCTTTATCAAtgaccaacaacaacaacgacaaaaaaaaTACTAGCAAAAGAGACTAGCAACTGGGTAGATGTGATTTCTCAGTCTACAGATGTCAGCCAGTCTTTCTCCAAGCATTTCTGGTTCTTTTTCACCAGCTTCATTAACAGAGTGATCACGTGATAAACATAAATGATCAAATTCTTCCTGATCTTAGTAACTTGGACTTCCACTCACTCAACCGGAGACTAGGAAAGGCTAACAGTGGTCCCAATGGTAAATCATGCTCTGAAAGAATCAGCCACCTCTGGCAGTTTGTTTATGATGAACCTTCATGGAAGAGGCAGTAACTTTTTTCACTTCAAAAGATATTTTTCTTTGGCTATCAGCCTACTGTGTTAGCCCACAAAGCTTCAGGCAAATTTTACTAtccacaactgagaaaatgcttcataCGACATATTATGGCATAACCTCTAACCAAGAAACTTAATCTCCAGCTAACTAGTAACTAACAGTGGGCTTTTTCTCCTTAAATTCACTAATCTTATCACATGATTTCTAAGAATCAATGGAGAAACCTTTTAAAACCTCAGACAGACAGCCAACTGAATGGTCACATTTTGTAGGCACCATATTTTCTAGTAGCATCACTTGTGAATTGAGGCTCACACTATTATGTGATGCAAGTTTTCCTCCTCAACTAACATTTATTAGTTGGATAAATAGAAATGTAGAATGAGCTTGTTCCCACCAGAAAAGTTTTTCATATTTTTGGCCTCAGAGGATGAAGATCTCCATTTCTGAGAAAATGATGCTTCTACAACATGTAGATCCAAATACCTGAGGAAGGTCCCTCAGAAACATCAGTTATTAGAAGAAAGCTTAATGTGTCCATGAGTTACTTATTTCAGTTTCTAAGAGAAAATTGTGGTTGGCAGAATTCCAATGCAACCCATCAAATCCCCAGCCCCTGGTTTGCATCCTGTGTGATTCTTCTATACCCTTGAATGTATATAAGACCCATTAATATGTTATGACAATTGTGCCTCTTATTCAGTTATATTTGTAAAGACTCAGCTGTAgctgattaaaataaaattcttatgtTTACTAGCATCTCATGACTGTGACAAATATCtagaaaaacaactttaaaagaaattttgtttGAATTAAGGTTTCAGAAATTGTATTTCAAGGTTTAGGAAAGCTGTGCAAATAATGGTAGCTAAGAAGCAGGCTAGGGCAGGAATAGAGAAGAAACAAGACATATATCCTCCCAAATACACCATCAGCGACATACTTTCTTCAGCTAGACCTACCTCCTGCTTCCCAGCACCTCTGAGTAACGGCCTCAAATTATTAACCCATGAAGAGATCAGTGATTAACCATCATGCTATCACCTCCCCTGAGTTCATCAGCTGCAGAGTCAGGCTGTGGAGGTTTATGAAATCAGAAGGATCTGAAAATAAAGATCATAAGAATGAAGTCAATAGACACATATTAATAAACTCAAAAGATACCTAAGGGTTCAGTggtcagaaaaaaatagaatggaGCCAAACCATGCAGAGGAAAAGAAGGGTTCTCATTTCCTTGGTGAACAAACCAGGGATGACTGCAGGCATACTCAAACACAAAGACAAGGATTCAACATTTACCTTTTCCCCCACGACATGTAGCACATTGCTCAAGTTATTTCAGTGACCCTAGTTAACACTTCAGATTTTATAAAAAAGCAAGCCTGTACTTGCACAGATCTGAGCCCTAAACTGAAATGAGaagaacaaagccaaaaaatggATGCCCCATACCATTCTCTAACTCTTGAATACTGAGAACAGTGACAGAGGTGAGTGAGGGACAAAgatggaaagggaaagaaagaggaagagaaagacagagagacagagaaagaggcagagagagatagagagagacagagagataaccATGATTTATACAATTTTCATGTAACAGAAAATGACCAGTATATAGGAATTTGGAGGACAAAGGATGTCCTAATTAAGGTTACAACTGCTATGATAAAACTCCATGACCAGAGCAAAGGGTTTACTTAAGCTTACACTTCCAGGCAAcaatccatcactgagagaagt of Meriones unguiculatus strain TT.TT164.6M chromosome 8, Bangor_MerUng_6.1, whole genome shotgun sequence contains these proteins:
- the LOC132656058 gene encoding uncharacterized protein LOC132656058 isoform X2 — encoded protein: MSRSQENGTLWRLVLLGGADLVVEENCVLWNKDGPRLSWPPSVSSKPSEDPEKPFEGTEDVAMENTPLKECVEVAEHQHSSHKS